In the Mytilus galloprovincialis chromosome 10, xbMytGall1.hap1.1, whole genome shotgun sequence genome, one interval contains:
- the LOC143048861 gene encoding uncharacterized protein LOC143048861, which produces MFAECEELRTKPLNQDTVPWNIRVQISQMLETWKINNSNFVETRAAKHVLESVRKNSFVTVTASCGAGKTSTLQYVALKLRDVGYDILPITNPIDIVRFYNTNKQTLFVFDDVCGTYSINQSDLNNWELAMERIKVLIQNKHTKIIVACRLQVYMDEKFQTLSIFKTCVCNLQGKQLCLSQTEKLSIVNLYLKTEATEIMQYCDLYDFFPLICKLYNDNPKRDIIDFFKNPFSIYEYEIDKLYKSRNNGKYCVLALCVMFNNSMKEQWLTDEIDTEIRKIIQNTCEACTLNKGTSRLVLLDELKTLEHTFIKKKQGVYTTIHNKIFDFLSFYFGKKMIHCLIKNGDSELIMQRCLLERKDDMDSFITIVPPKYHWMYMQRLIDDWSKDINKCTDDGASPLFVACQKNHKEIVKLLLDKKAVIHNGMDDATSPLLIAKKMNHTVIVRMLEENGASE; this is translated from the exons ATGTTTGCTGAATGTGAAGAGTTAAGGACAAAACCTTTAAACCAGGACACAGTACCTTGGAACATAAGAG TACAAATCAGTCAGATGCTGGAGACATGGAAAATAAACAATTCTAACTTTGTTGAGACCAGAGCAGCCAAACATGTGTTGGAGAGTGTGAGGAAAAACAGTTTTGTAACTGTTACTGCTAGTTGCGGTGCTGGAAAAACATCAACTCTTCAATACGTGGCATTGAAATTAAGAGATGTAGGCTACGATATACTACCAATAACCAATCCAATTGATATTGTGAGATTTTACAACACAAACAAGCAgacattgtttgtttttgatgacGTTTGTGGAACTTATTCCATAAACCAGTCTGACCTTAACAATTGGGAGTTAGCCATGGAACGTATAAAAGTATTGattcaaaataaacacacaaaaataattgTGGCATGTCGATTACAAGTGTATATGGATGAAAAGTTTCAaacattgtcaatatttaaaacATGTGTATGCAACCTGCAGGGAAAACAATTGTGTTTATCCCAAACAGAGAAGCTGTCAATAGTGAACTTATATCTGAAAACAGAAGCTACAGAAATAATGCAGTATTGTGACTTATATGATTTTTTCCCACTTATCTGTAAATTGTACAATGATAATCCTAAACGCGATATTATAGATTTCTTCAAGAATCCATTTTCCATATATGAGTACGAAATTGACAAGTTATATAAAAGCAGAAATAATGGGAAATATTGTGTTTTGGCATTGTGTGTAATGTTTAACAATAGTATGAAGGAGCAATGGTTGACAGATGAGATAgatacagaaataagaaaaattatacAGAACACATGTGAGGCATGTACACTAAACAAAGGAACATCACGGCTTGTTCTACTAGATGAACTTAAAACACTTGAACATACTTTCATTAAGAAAAAACAAGGGGTATACACAACtatacacaataaaatattcGACTTCCTGTCATtctattttggtaaaaaaatgatTCATTGTTTGATAAAGAATGGCGACAGTGAGCTTATTATGCAAAGATGTTTATTAGAAAGAAAAGATGACATGGATTCGTTTATTACTATTGTACCACCTAAATACCATTGGATGTACATGCAGAGACTGATTGACGACTGGTCTAAAG acattaataagtgtacagATGATGGAGCATCTCCTTTGTTTGTTGCTTGTCAGAAGAATCATAAAGAGATAGTGAAGTTATTACTGGATAAGAAAGCAGTTATTCATAATGGCATGGATGATGCAACATCTCCTTTGCTTATTGCTAAGAAGATGAATCATACAGTTATCGTGAGAATGTTGGAAGAGAATGGGGCCTCAGAATGA